In Leclercia sp. LSNIH1, the genomic stretch ACGCTGCCGGACGATCCGGCGTTAGGGGAGTTTGTCCGCCTGCAGATCGCCTTTGCCCACTGTCTGCGCATGACCCTGCGCAAACAGCCCCAGGCCGGGCAGCTCTCAAAATACCTGTCAGCAGAGAACCTGCGGGCCGCGATGGACTCCAGCTCCCCGGCGAACCGCATCCTGCTGATCATGGGGGAGTGGCTGGCGGTAAGACGCCGCAATGGTGAACTGTCGGATATCCTGTTTCACAGCCTGAATATTCGCCTGAATGATATGTCCACCGTGCTGGCGGGCTGCGAGCGGATCGCCAATACCCCGGTGCCGTTCGCCTACACGCTGATCCTGCACCGTACGGTCTACCTGTTCTGCATCATGCTGCCGTTCGCGCTGGTCAGCGATCTGCACTACATGACGCCGTTCGTCTCGGTATTGATTTCCTATACCTTTATCTCGCTCGATACCCTGGCGGAAGAGCTGGAAGAGCCGTTCGGCGTCGAGAATAATGACCTGCCGCTGGATGCCATCTGCAATGCGATGGAGATTGATTTGCTACAGATGAACGACGAGCAGGAGATCCCGGCGCGCAAACTGCCGGACAAGTATTACCAGCTGACGTAATTTCCCGGGTCATCGGGCCGCCTTTTGTATCGCAGTGTATCTGCGCGCGAGCGCGATACACCGCCTTGCAAAACGGCCAAATCTGCACATATTCGCCATACATCAGGGTGATGAGATAAGCGGGTCGAATAGCTGACCCGGAGAAACCACCATGATGAACAAACTGGCTTACTCAACCCTGGCCTTAACTCTCTCATTCGCCACCGTATCCGCCTGTCAGGCCGAGGCGGCAGGCAGCGATTATCACGCGGCCTTTAAGCAGATCCACCAGATTGACGCAGGCGATCTGAAT encodes the following:
- a CDS encoding bestrophin family protein, with the protein product MIVRPQQHWLRLIFVWHGSVLTKIFSRLFLNFLLSIVVILMLPWYTSLGIRLTVAPFSILGVAIAIFLGFRNNACYARYVEARQLWGQLMIASRSLFREVKNTLPDDPALGEFVRLQIAFAHCLRMTLRKQPQAGQLSKYLSAENLRAAMDSSSPANRILLIMGEWLAVRRRNGELSDILFHSLNIRLNDMSTVLAGCERIANTPVPFAYTLILHRTVYLFCIMLPFALVSDLHYMTPFVSVLISYTFISLDTLAEELEEPFGVENNDLPLDAICNAMEIDLLQMNDEQEIPARKLPDKYYQLT